A genomic window from Pantoea alhagi includes:
- a CDS encoding cell wall hydrolase, with amino-acid sequence MLVQSAILCLAMNIYHEARGEPLKGQIAVASVTMNRANWDVTQICPVVYAPKQFSWTHLKNNAFSYPAKDDKSWQRAQQIAHQIVNGELSDVTNGATYYHNQTVTPAWSSAFAQTAAIGNHIFYAKR; translated from the coding sequence ATGCTGGTTCAGAGTGCCATTCTTTGTCTGGCTATGAATATATATCACGAAGCACGCGGGGAACCGCTGAAAGGACAGATAGCCGTCGCATCGGTAACCATGAATCGGGCTAACTGGGACGTTACGCAAATCTGTCCGGTTGTTTACGCACCAAAACAGTTTTCATGGACTCACTTAAAAAATAACGCGTTCAGCTATCCAGCCAAAGATGATAAAAGCTGGCAGCGGGCACAACAGATAGCTCACCAGATTGTTAACGGCGAGCTTTCTGATGTGACTAATGGCGCAACCTACTATCATAATCAAACGGTAACGCCCGCCTGGAGCAGTGCATTCGCGCAAACGGCAGCCATAGGCAACCATATCTTCTATGCAAAGCGATAA
- the ribB gene encoding 3,4-dihydroxy-2-butanone-4-phosphate synthase, with product MNQTLLSEFGTPEQRVERAIAALREGRGVMVLDDENRENEADMIFAAETMTVEQMALTIRHGSGIVCLCITEQQRQQLDLPMMVENNTSSFGTGFTVTIEAAQGVTTGVSAQDRLTTIRTAIADNARPSDLNRPGHVFPLRARDGGVLTRGGHTEATIDLVSLAGFKPAGVLCELTNDDGTMAHAPEAIIFARQHNMPLVTIEDLIAYRRNHETRQAS from the coding sequence ATGAATCAGACGCTACTTTCTGAATTTGGCACGCCGGAACAGCGTGTAGAACGCGCCATCGCCGCTTTACGCGAAGGGCGTGGTGTAATGGTGCTGGATGACGAAAATCGTGAAAATGAAGCTGACATGATTTTCGCCGCTGAAACCATGACCGTTGAGCAAATGGCTTTAACCATTCGTCACGGCAGCGGCATTGTCTGCCTGTGCATCACTGAGCAGCAACGCCAGCAGCTGGATCTGCCGATGATGGTAGAAAACAATACCAGCTCTTTTGGCACTGGCTTCACCGTTACCATCGAGGCTGCTCAGGGCGTAACCACCGGCGTTTCTGCCCAGGATCGCCTGACCACCATCCGTACCGCTATCGCCGATAACGCCCGTCCCAGCGATTTAAATCGTCCGGGCCATGTCTTCCCTCTGCGCGCGCGCGACGGCGGCGTATTGACCCGCGGCGGTCATACTGAGGCGACGATCGATTTGGTTTCACTGGCAGGGTTTAAACCGGCCGGTGTGCTGTGTGAGCTGACCAACGACGATGGCACCATGGCCCATGCGCCAGAGGCCATTATCTTCGCCAGACAGCATAATATGCCGCTGGTGACGATTGAAGATCTGATCGCTTATCGACGCAATCATGAAACGCGTCAGGCAAGCTAA